From Branchiostoma floridae strain S238N-H82 chromosome 5, Bfl_VNyyK, whole genome shotgun sequence:
TTCGGCTGGAGGAACTCCGACATCGCCCTGCTGACCAACTGGGGACCGATCGCCTACATGGTGCTGGCTGTGCCGTTCTCGTGGCTCATGGACGTCAAAGGTTGGCAGTTCGTTTTAtactctttctttccttctgtctttctttctttgactCTTCACAAGAAATAAAAGGAGCCAGAAGAGGTGAGGCAAACATGTGGATGGTTACGGTGCTGGCCGTGCCCTTCTCTTGGCTCATGGACGTCAAGGGTTGGCAGAttgttttgctttctttctgtctttctggattctttctttctttccttctgtccTTCTTTGAATTCTTCACAACAAATACTTGTAAGGGGGGAACATGTGGGTGGTCACCATTACATACTGCTGGCCGTACCCTTCTCGTGGCTGAGGTTGCCAggatacttggatactttattCGGCCCAGTAGCTATCATACATTAATTTGTAGGTTTGTCGGTTTGTTTTATAAAGATATTGTCTGTTGACGTAGATCTAGGGTCTTTGATGTAAAAGTGCATCACATGAATTGTCGAAGTTGTAAACAAACGCGCTAGAATTATATCGTCCTGTTGACCAATTGGGGACCGATAGCCTACATGGTGTTGGCCGTGCCGTTCTCGTGGCTGATGGACGTCAgaggttgtttgtttgtttctttgaacatttatttattcatgagaagcttaaatcggcctgcaggccgcttttcattaaggtcatgagggaggtaagggtcagataaaatataacagagatacagattacattgagtctTAATAAACCTATCAACATAttggatacttggatactttaGCTATCATACATTAATTGATAGGTTTGTCGGTTTGCATAACGAAATGGCTGTCTGCTGACGTAGATGCAAAGTGCATCACATGAATTGTCGAAGTTGTAAACAAACGCGCTAGAATTATATCGTCCTGTTGACCAACTGGGGACCGATAGCATACATGGTGCTGGCCGTGCCGTTCTCCTGGCTCATTGACGTCAGAGGTTGGCGGTCTATTTTATGAAATGCCCTATTTTAACGAGACtgttcagagcaaggtcattagaccacttaaaggcaatgaactaagaagttggataTAATTGTACAAGGAGATTGTgttggacatttgttttgaaggctgataagttgtagacaggagggaaacagttatcgacgagagagttccataatttggcTGACctgggaaagaaactgttgctgtagaaggacttggaagccaacttgatatccctaaattcgctgttttctttattaatttttcaGGGTTACGCCTGACGGTGATTCTGGCGGGATTCTGTGTGTTTGCCGGAGCGGGAATCAGATGTCTCACAGCCTTCAGTCTGCAGGCCGGGACCTGGTGAGTCAATACTGGCTGGACGAGGTTAAAAATATGCAGAATGTTACAGCGAAATACAGCATGGAAAGTCAGCTGGCATTGTCCAGATTTCCCCTTAACACAACGTTTCCACTGGAGGCCGTGACCAAAAATTTCACAGGTCACTCAGCAAATTTTGTAGATAAGAATCGATTTTTCAcgtgttgtgtgttttgttgtcttttatatcatttcatTCCATCTTGCATtatatttcaatttcaaagtcacacaaatccaattttaaTCGCTGTCCGGCCAATTAGCGGTCGCCGTCTAAGATTTTTGTTGAGCAACCTGGTAGAACATGATGATGTTAACTCTCCAAAATTTGGCCAATGGTACTGCCTTCTGACACGTGACCAGTTTCCAAGCACAGTCACCTCACTGACGTCACGTGTCCGTTCGGTCACGTGATATTAGTATGTGGGTCATTACCACTGAAACCGGCCAAACTTTTTTGCgaatatttttgagatcagaAAGTTAAAGTATAGTCGTGGGACCTCATTAATGTTTATTATATCTACCTttctacccccctcccctcaggtTAATGAATATCGGTCAGCTGCTGAACGGCGCTGCCggtcccgttgccatggcagcaccGCCTGCACTATCCGCTGCCTGGTTTCCCCACGAACAGCGCACCACGGCGACTGCCATTGGTATTACAGTTGGGGCCATCCTGGGGGCAGGCAGCTTCCTGATTGGACCGCTTATTGTGACGCAAAAGCCAGACAACGTGACTCATCATCACAACATGACCGGGTAAGATTTCACTTCTTGTGTTTGACGTACATGATGCAGCTTTTGTATATTTGATGAACAGATCTACGTTTTACTGAACTTATTGACCTCACGAATCTAATATAAAGCTATTGCATGCGTGGATTCATATTTTGGCTGAGCTGGAAGAACATCCATCTAACAATAAACAGACTTTGATTCATATAACTCAACTTGGCAATAAATACATGTCTGTTTTACACACTACGACTTGAGATAAACTTACAGTTTTTTCTGGCGGTTCCTTCAGCACCTGGGATGAGCAAATGTGGATGTCCCAGGGGAACAGAACAAGTAAGATGCGATTCATAACATGCGACTAATATATAAGATGCGACCAATATGCGGCCAAATATGAGATGCGACCAATGATAAGGCTATATATTTGCTTTCCTGGTTCTTGCGCCAAGGAGTTTGTAGATTACGAGATATGTCAAGGAAGTCTCATTTTAATAGCAatcttttttcatgttttcattCAGCAGACTTTTCAACAGCGAAGAGTCAGATAATGCTACTGATGTATGTGGGTAAGTACGGACATGCCATACAAGCCATTTTCCGAGCAGTACGCAGCAACAGGAACTGTGgctaatatgtcaaaggttaaggtccCTTAGATTTGCATAAGAAGTTccaaatgtgttttgtttatgtaccATGGTTACTGTGGAGGGGTAGGGGGGAGGCTCcacctttacatgtacatgcgcaCGAACCGTGAACGtcagcttattacatgtactatagctTCAAGTTTTTACATCGAAATAGGGCAATAAATGCTTTGTTGTGAAATGCTCGTTTGCCCTGCGATATAGCACGCTCATACAAAAGTAAAGGTATCAATACAATCCCAGAACAACATAGAATTATGTACCACTGTCAACACCAGACAAAGCAAAGATCAGCACTTACCTTATTTACTCCTGTCCGAAAACAGTTACAATTTTGATCTGTAACTTGTGTTGCTATACACGGTATTTTCCCCACTGTACAGAGTTCGCCTGGACTGCTCTGATATTCCTGCTGATTCTAGCCTACTTCCCTgacaagcccccctccccaccgacCATTTCTGCCTCCAAAGATCGCCTGGCCTTCGGGTCAGGGGTCAAACAACTCCTCAGGTAGGTCACAGGGGGTCATTAGTGCACATAGGGTCGTAGGGTGTCAACTGATGGCTGCTTCCTGAACATATCCTGTCAGTCTGATAAAGCAACATGGCGGTTACGAAGTCAGAGAACAGAATTAGTTCAAAGCCATAtggagtaatctccaagcagatcctacggtagcataagatagcatcaaagccggagaagtgaagccggcctaggagtgtgtttggctcctctggcagcttttgaaactatcttatgctaccataggatctgctctGAGATTAGCATGGAGCACATGCAACCTTCTAGGAAACTTGTAGAATAGAGTTTAGTGTAGCAGTCTGCCCTACGCCACTACCAGTCGAACATATATATCAAGTAGATATTTGATTGATTAATGTTAAAAGCATCAATGGTCAGATGAACTTGGTGTTTTGAAATGCACGTGCATGTGCTGTTTTGCTTGTATCTACCTCGTCGCTCTAATTGTACACGATGATGTAGATGACTTAAGCGATGAGATATAATAAAGGTTTTTCTTGTTGCCCCAGGAACGGGCGGTTCTGGCTGGTGTGCGTGTCCTATGGAATACTGAACGGCACCCTCAGCAGCTATGGCGGCCTGCTGGACGTTAACCTGTCCCCTCATAACATCACAC
This genomic window contains:
- the LOC118416357 gene encoding solute carrier family 49 member 4 homolog, which translates into the protein MAAALLQEDDFPDVSEPLVNSEVLEDSGTDSAGISALGSLKSRRLYSRRWYILALYSVLAGTQGSLWNTWGPISDSAKFVFGWRNSDIALLTNWGPIAYMVLAVPFSWLMDVKGLRLTVILAGFCVFAGAGIRCLTAFSLQAGTWLMNIGQLLNGAAGPVAMAAPPALSAAWFPHEQRTTATAIGITVGAILGAGSFLIGPLIVTQKPDNVTHHHNMTGTWDEQMWMSQGNRTTDFSTAKSQIMLLMYVEFAWTALIFLLILAYFPDKPPSPPTISASKDRLAFGSGVKQLLRNGRFWLVCVSYGILNGTLSSYGGLLDVNLSPHNITQVEAGWVGFYGSIAGGVSGIFVGRFSDMLGGHFKLTILVMTVGYIGSLLWLILMLYHNIVPFNTASMYASFLLLQVCALGSEPLFFELGVESTYPTAEGVTTCVLTWVNNFFGLLLLLVMMIPRIGTDWMGWATLGSGAAVIPLMLLFRERYGRLAVDTGKRK